The following DNA comes from Phytohabitans rumicis.
GCCGGCACGCCTCCGCCACGTACGCGGGACGGGTTGCGTAGTCGACGGCGAGCACCACCTTGCCGGCGTCGCGCAGCCGCCGGGTGGCGGTCAGGTTCTCCGCGCAGAAGTCCTGGGTGCACGGCTCGTCGGTGGCCAGGAAGAACAGCTCCTCCATGCCGATGCCGTCGATCGCCGCGGTGTAGCCGGCGTGGTCCTGCAACTCCGGCGAGTTCTGCGGGAAGATCCAGAAGTCCGGCTGGGCCTGCTTGGCGTATCGGCTGATGCGGACAATCAGGTCGACCATCTTGGCGCCCAGGCTCTCCCGCGTCTCGCCCGGGACCAGCGCGAGGTCGATCTCCTCGTACGCCAGCGGCGTGTCCAGGTAGACGCCGTCGAAGCCGGCGGCCAGGGCCTGGTCGACCCGCGGCCGGACGACGCCGTCCCACCAGCGCTGCTCCCAGTACCGGACGAAGTGCTCCTCCGGCCAGTCCGCCCACCGGTTGAGCATGAGGCCGTCCGACCGCACGCGTGCCGCCTCGGGCCGGAAGTCCTCGATCGCACCGATCTCGAAGTAGGCCAGCACCCGCTTGCCCGCCCCCCGCACGTCGGCGATCTCCTCGCGGGTGAAGTATCCGGACCCGGCGTCCTTGGCGAGGTCGATGACGGCGAGGTTCTGCGGTGCGCGGGCGATCGCGTCCAGCCGGCCGTCCGCGTAGCCCTGTAGTTGGTACACCCAGCTGGTGACCTTGTCGTC
Coding sequences within:
- a CDS encoding endo alpha-1,4 polygalactosaminidase, whose amino-acid sequence is MPIVCVLLLMLGLLPGCTDPGQAADDKVTSWVYQLQGYADGRLDAIARAPQNLAVIDLAKDAGSGYFTREEIADVRGAGKRVLAYFEIGAIEDFRPEAARVRSDGLMLNRWADWPEEHFVRYWEQRWWDGVVRPRVDQALAAGFDGVYLDTPLAYEEIDLALVPGETRESLGAKMVDLIVRISRYAKQAQPDFWIFPQNSPELQDHAGYTAAIDGIGMEELFFLATDEPCTQDFCAENLTATRRLRDAGKVVLAVDYATRPAYVAEACRRYREERFTGYVTTRALDRVDPPCPQP